The following proteins come from a genomic window of Lolium rigidum isolate FL_2022 chromosome 5, APGP_CSIRO_Lrig_0.1, whole genome shotgun sequence:
- the LOC124655998 gene encoding uncharacterized protein LOC124655998 → MPAATATAAAAAEEEVRLLRLEEQAEHGCSGAWEYLSLARRLRARRPAPVLRLGLALLNDASARSRLAAEQWTHYEQVAVAAMDCQRLDVAKDCIGVLSKQFPGSVRVSKLSSKGVVHVMVGKAYCHGLACHA, encoded by the exons ATGCCggccgcgacggcgacggcggcggcggcggcggaggaggaggtgcggCTGCTGCGGCTGGAGGAGCAGGCGGAGCACGGCTGCAGCGGCGCCTGGGAGTACCTCTCCCTCGCCCGCAggctccgcgcgcgccgccccgcccccgtcctccgcctcggcctcgccCTCCTCAACGACGCGTCCGCCCGCTCCCGCCTCGCCGCTGAAC AGTGGACGCACTACGAGCAGGTGGCGGTGGCAGCCATGGACTGCCAGCGTCTTGACGTAGCAAAG GATTGTATCGGAGTCCTCTCAAAGCAGTTTCCTGGCAGCGTGCGGGTTAGTAAGCTCtcgtctaaag GTGTGGTGCATGTGATGGTCGGAAAGGCCTATTGCCACGGACTTGCAT gtcatgcatag